One Anolis carolinensis isolate JA03-04 chromosome 4, rAnoCar3.1.pri, whole genome shotgun sequence DNA window includes the following coding sequences:
- the kcnv1 gene encoding potassium voltage-gated channel subfamily V member 1 isoform X2 has product MKSPPCCMSLSSGASVEELDESTSLGSFESSVFCSEEEPVSLLPKVAPLLDCITINVGGARFVLSQEKLCCYPDTRLGKLAVVVSATRDVASSLLDLCDDANLVENEYFFDRSSQAFSYIHNYYQTGRLHVMDQLCAVSFLQEIQYWGLDELSIDSCCRDRYFRRKELSESLDIKNDTEELDAHNEEEDFSGSLCPRFRHKLWEILEKPGSSIAARTFGTISMAFVIISIANMALISVELSWLPQHSLEILEHICIAWFTGEFILRFLCAWNRCRFIRRVANIIDLLAILPFYITLIVESLRGRHSSQELENMGRIVQVLRLLRGLRMLKLGRHSTGLRSLAMTIAQCYEEVGMLLLFLSVGISIFSTVEYFAEQGIPGTTFTSVPCAWWWATTSMTTVGYGDIRPDTTAGKIIAFMCILSGILVLALPIAIINDRFSACYFTLKIKEAAIQQREALKKLTKNMSSDSNISINLRDVYARSVMDVLRLKGRERTSTRSSGGDEYWF; this is encoded by the exons ATGAAGTCTCCTCCTTGTTGTATGTCCCTTTCTTCTGGGGCATCTGTCGAAGAGCTAGATGAGAGCACGTCCTTGGGATCCTTTGAGTCCAGTGTCTTCTGTAGTGAGGAGGAGCCTGTGTCCTTGCTGCCAAAGGTAGCCCCATTGCTGGACTGCATCACCATTAATGTCGGCGGGGCCCGCTTTGTACTGTCTCAGGAGAAGCTGTGCTGCTACCCAGATACTCGCTTGGGCAAGTTGGCCGTGGTGGTTTCAGCAACCCGGGATGTTGCCTCCAGCCTTTTGGACCTTTGTGATGATGCCAACTTGGTGGAGAATGAATATTTCTTTGACCGGAGCTCTCAAGCTTTTAGCTACATCCATAATTATTACCAGACTGGACGGCTACATGTGATGGATCAGCTTTGTGCAGTTTCCTTCCTGCAGGAGATACAATACTGGGGACTGGATGAGCTCAGCATTGACTCGTGCTGCAGGGACAG GTACTTCAGGCGGAAAGAACTGAGTGAGTCCTTAGATATCAAGAATGATACTGAAGAACTGGATGCCCATAATGAGGAAGAGGACTTCTCTGGGAGCCTTTGCCCTCGTTTTAGGCACAAGCTTTGGGAAATATTGGAAAAACCTGGGTCTTCTATAGCTGCAAGGACTTTTGGCACCATCTCCATGGCTTTTGTCATCATCTCTATAGCCAACATGGCCCTGATCTCAGTGGAACTGAGCTGGCTGCCCCAACATTCCCTAGAAATCCTGGAACACATATGCATTGCCTGGTTCACAGGAGAGTTTATCCTTCGCTTCCTCTGTGCATGGAATAGATGCCGCTTCATAAGAAGAGTAGCAAACATCATAGACCTCCTGGCCATTTTGCCATTCTATATCACACTGATCGTGGAGAGCTTGCGGGGCAGACATAGCTCCCAGGAGTTGGAAAACATGGGCCGGATTGTTCAGGTGCTGAGGCTGCTGAGAGGCCTGCGCATGTTGAAGCTGGGCAGGCATTCAACAG GTCTTCGGTCCCTTGCAATGACAATTGCACAGTGTTATGAAGAGGTTGGGATGCTTCTCCTGTTCCTTTCTGTCGGCATCTCCATCTTTTCCACAGTGGAGTATTTTGCTGAACAAGGTATCCCTGGTACAACCTTCACAAGTGTGCCCTGTGCCTGGTGGTGGGCTACAACCTCTATGACCACGGTTGGCTATGGAGACATTAGACCGGACACAACCGCTGGCAAAATAATTGCCTTTATGTGTATCTTATCAGGAATACTGGTCCTGGCTTTGCCGATAGCCATCATCAATGATCGCTTTTCAGCTTGCTACTTTACATTGAAGATCAAGGAAGCAGCTATTCAGCAGCGAGAAGCCTTGAAGAAACTAACAAAGAATATGTCCAGTGACTCCAATATCAGCATAAATTTACGAGACGTATACGCTCGAAGTGTCATGGATGTGTTGAGGCTAAAAGGCCGAGAGAGAACAAGTACTAGAAGCAGTGGTGGGGATGAATAttggttttga
- the kcnv1 gene encoding potassium voltage-gated channel subfamily V member 1 isoform X1 has translation MKSPPCCMSLSSGASVEELDESTSLGSFESSVFCSEEEPVSLLPKVAPLLDCITINVGGARFVLSQEKLCCYPDTRLGKLAVVVSATRDVASSLLDLCDDANLVENEYFFDRSSQAFSYIHNYYQTGRLHVMDQLCAVSFLQEIQYWGLDELSIDSCCRDSFVAFHRYFRRKELSESLDIKNDTEELDAHNEEEDFSGSLCPRFRHKLWEILEKPGSSIAARTFGTISMAFVIISIANMALISVELSWLPQHSLEILEHICIAWFTGEFILRFLCAWNRCRFIRRVANIIDLLAILPFYITLIVESLRGRHSSQELENMGRIVQVLRLLRGLRMLKLGRHSTGLRSLAMTIAQCYEEVGMLLLFLSVGISIFSTVEYFAEQGIPGTTFTSVPCAWWWATTSMTTVGYGDIRPDTTAGKIIAFMCILSGILVLALPIAIINDRFSACYFTLKIKEAAIQQREALKKLTKNMSSDSNISINLRDVYARSVMDVLRLKGRERTSTRSSGGDEYWF, from the exons ATGAAGTCTCCTCCTTGTTGTATGTCCCTTTCTTCTGGGGCATCTGTCGAAGAGCTAGATGAGAGCACGTCCTTGGGATCCTTTGAGTCCAGTGTCTTCTGTAGTGAGGAGGAGCCTGTGTCCTTGCTGCCAAAGGTAGCCCCATTGCTGGACTGCATCACCATTAATGTCGGCGGGGCCCGCTTTGTACTGTCTCAGGAGAAGCTGTGCTGCTACCCAGATACTCGCTTGGGCAAGTTGGCCGTGGTGGTTTCAGCAACCCGGGATGTTGCCTCCAGCCTTTTGGACCTTTGTGATGATGCCAACTTGGTGGAGAATGAATATTTCTTTGACCGGAGCTCTCAAGCTTTTAGCTACATCCATAATTATTACCAGACTGGACGGCTACATGTGATGGATCAGCTTTGTGCAGTTTCCTTCCTGCAGGAGATACAATACTGGGGACTGGATGAGCTCAGCATTGACTCGTGCTGCAGGGACAG CTTTGTTGCCTTCCATAGGTACTTCAGGCGGAAAGAACTGAGTGAGTCCTTAGATATCAAGAATGATACTGAAGAACTGGATGCCCATAATGAGGAAGAGGACTTCTCTGGGAGCCTTTGCCCTCGTTTTAGGCACAAGCTTTGGGAAATATTGGAAAAACCTGGGTCTTCTATAGCTGCAAGGACTTTTGGCACCATCTCCATGGCTTTTGTCATCATCTCTATAGCCAACATGGCCCTGATCTCAGTGGAACTGAGCTGGCTGCCCCAACATTCCCTAGAAATCCTGGAACACATATGCATTGCCTGGTTCACAGGAGAGTTTATCCTTCGCTTCCTCTGTGCATGGAATAGATGCCGCTTCATAAGAAGAGTAGCAAACATCATAGACCTCCTGGCCATTTTGCCATTCTATATCACACTGATCGTGGAGAGCTTGCGGGGCAGACATAGCTCCCAGGAGTTGGAAAACATGGGCCGGATTGTTCAGGTGCTGAGGCTGCTGAGAGGCCTGCGCATGTTGAAGCTGGGCAGGCATTCAACAG GTCTTCGGTCCCTTGCAATGACAATTGCACAGTGTTATGAAGAGGTTGGGATGCTTCTCCTGTTCCTTTCTGTCGGCATCTCCATCTTTTCCACAGTGGAGTATTTTGCTGAACAAGGTATCCCTGGTACAACCTTCACAAGTGTGCCCTGTGCCTGGTGGTGGGCTACAACCTCTATGACCACGGTTGGCTATGGAGACATTAGACCGGACACAACCGCTGGCAAAATAATTGCCTTTATGTGTATCTTATCAGGAATACTGGTCCTGGCTTTGCCGATAGCCATCATCAATGATCGCTTTTCAGCTTGCTACTTTACATTGAAGATCAAGGAAGCAGCTATTCAGCAGCGAGAAGCCTTGAAGAAACTAACAAAGAATATGTCCAGTGACTCCAATATCAGCATAAATTTACGAGACGTATACGCTCGAAGTGTCATGGATGTGTTGAGGCTAAAAGGCCGAGAGAGAACAAGTACTAGAAGCAGTGGTGGGGATGAATAttggttttga